The following nucleotide sequence is from Penaeus monodon isolate SGIC_2016 chromosome 29, NSTDA_Pmon_1, whole genome shotgun sequence.
GCAGTTCACTTAATTTAATGAAGTAATATTTTAATCTACTGTTATATGACTTGGGTTTATTAGTTATAAATTTATGAAACATATATCCTGTGTTTAAGCACTGAAATGGCTTTGTGATTTTCCTTTCAGCGGTTGACTGCTGAGATTAAAGGGAATCCCAATAGCCATGAACTTTTCCTTTTAAGAGCGCAAAACCTACTAAAACTTGAAAAATTCAAAGGTACAGTATGAAGAAGAcaagaattaaaaaatgaatagttCAATAgtgaatgaaaattttatatggtACTACTTAATCATTCATTTTGTCTTCGAAGTTAGTGTTGATCTAAATAACTAGGACATTATAGCTCTATATGCAACTTTCTTATCTATTGCCCCCAAAACTCAATGATGTAACATGTgtatcagtacatatatatattttttaaattaatttgttcACTCATTTGTTTACATTGATATCACAGGACTATAACCAAAAAATGTAACCATACCATTCCAATCTTCAGAAGCAGCAAGTGATGCAGCTCGGGCAATAGAATTTGGCTCTGGGGCTGAAGCTCATATGGTCCATGGGAAAGCGCTCTTCAATTTAGGACAGTACGTGGAATCTTTAGACACATTCAAGAAGGGCAAAGAAAAAGGAGGTTGGTTATAGATAAATTCTCAGGCATTTAAGAGGGATTTGAAACTAGGAATGtacatttaaatttatttatctagtaAAATGGTAATAAGCATCCCATGATCTGATTGACATCTTCCATCTTCATATAATACAAATTACTCTACTCTGATATTGAAAGTGTAATTAAAGCTGCATTACCCTGATCCTCATCCCCAAACCCACCACTCCACAGAGTGGAGATGAGTTTTGCCTTGTTTCCTCACTGTACTGGTTGCTNNNNNNNNNNNNNNNNNNNNNNNNNNNNNNNNNNNNNNNNNNNNNNNNNNNNNNNNNNNNNNNNNNNNNNNNNNNNNNNNNNNNNNNNNNNNNNNNNNNNNNNNNNNNNNNNNNNNNNNNNNNNNNNNNNNNNNNNNNNNNNNNNNNNNNNNNNNNNNNNNNNNNNNNNNNNNNNNNNNNNNNNNNNNNNNNNNNNNNNNNNNNNNNNNNNNNNNNNNNNNNNNNNNNNNNNNNNNNNNNNNNNNNNNNNNNNNNNNNNNNNNNNNNNNNNNNNNNNNNNNNNNNNNNNNNNNNNNNNNNNNNNNNNNNNNNNNNNNNNNNNNNNNNNNNNNNNNNNNNNNNNNNNNNNNNNNNNNNNNNNNNNNNNNNNNNNNNNNNNNNNNNNNNNNNNNNNNNNNNNNNNNNNNNNNNNNNNNNNNNNNNNNNNNNNNNNNNNNNNNNNNNNNNNNNNNNNNNNNNNNNNNNNNNNNNNNNNNNNNNNNNNNNNNNNNNNNNNNNNNNNNNNNNNNNNNNNNNNNNNNNNNNNNNNNNNNNNNNNNNNNNNNNNNNNNNNNNNNNNNNNNNNNNNNNNNNNNNNNNNNNNNNNNNNNNNNNNNNNNNNNNNNNNNNNNNNNNNNNNNNNNNNNNNNNNNNNNNNNNNNNNNNNNNNNNNNNNNNNNNNNNNNNNNNNNNNNNNNNNNNNNNNNNNNNNNNNNNNNNNNNNNNNNNNNNNNNNNNNNNNNNNNNNNNNNNNNNNNNNNNNNNNNNNNNNNNNNNNNNNNNNNNNNNNNNNNNNNNNNNNNNNNNNNNNNNNNNNNNNNNNNNNNNNNNNNGGATCAGTATACTATACATTCAATATCAATagagtaatattatatagataagtcAATCAGATCATACATTACATTACTGTAATAATAGACAAAACCTAAAGTGAAAAATCAAACCACCCTTTTGTTTGAATGTGTCAGATGCAGCTTCTAATTAACCTTTCATGGAATATGATTCAGAGAGCCAATTCTATTCCCGAGTCCATCAATCTCTTCTGAAGATTATGTATGgttattttgatttattgtcCCTGTGTATCAATGTAAACAATGAgagaacaaattataaaaaatcattttaatttttttacctttNNNNNNNNNNNNNNNNNNNNNNNNNNNNNNNNNNNNNNNNNNNNNNNNNNNNNNNNNNNNNNNNNNNNNNNNNNNNNNNNNNNNNNNNNNNNNNNNNNNNNNNNNNNNNNNNNNNNNNNNNNNNNNNNNNNNNNNNNNNNNNNNNNNNNNNNNNNNNNNNNNNNNNNNNNNNNNNNNNNNNNNNNNNNNNNNNNNNNNNNNNNNNNNNNNNNNNNNNNNNNNNNNNNNNNNNNNNNNNNNNNNNNNAATAAAAGAAAATTCTGNNNNNNNNNNNNNNNNNNNNNNNNNNNNNNNNNNNNNNNNNNNNNNNNNNNNNNNNNNNNNNNNNNNNNNATTTATTTAGGAAGTATGCTAATCCCACAATTCATACTGTTTTAGGTTCCTACTCGGGAAAGCTTGACCAGTTTGGGCAGTGGACAACTTGGTGTGAGGAGCGTATTAAGAAACTAGGCCTCTCTGATCATCCTCCAGATATAGTCCAAAATAAAGCTGGTAAGGGATATGgttattttcatacatttttgtaGAAGAGTCAAAAATATAAGTAACCTATATTCATTGCATGTTCAAAATCAAAATTGCTTTGGGTAGAATTTAAAATGCCCACAGTTCTTTTAGGAAATGGTTTAGTATATAAGCTAATGctttttaattttgcataatcAGAGGTTGTGTTCCCAAATTTTGAAGTAAATGttaaattcttaattttttaattgtatGCCTTCAATATTTCTGTTAGATGAACAAAATCTACTTCTTTTGCTTATTTCAGAGAGCACAAtggctaatgatgaaaatacagcCACCAGTAAGCAAGACCCCAATACTATGCCTGTTCCCAAAATCAAACATGATTGGTATCAGACGGATACACATGTTGTCATCACCATCCTTATAAAGAACATGAAAAAGGAAGATTTCAAATTAGATACAACAGAGACAACAGTAAGTGTCTTGTAAGAGTGCTGAAGTAGTTGCATTAGAATGTTTTAGATTGTCTCATTGCAAATGATATTTTGAACATAATCCTCAAAGTCCTATTGATGCAAATGATGAATCAAATTGGAGAAGAAATGAACAAGGGATTTGTTGACTAATGAGAAATTAGTTGAAATACTGTTCCTGGTAAANNNNNNNNNNNNNNNNNNNNNNNNNNNNNNNNNNNNNNNNNNNNNNNNNNNNNNNNNNNNNNNNNNNNNNNNNNNNNNNNNNNNNNNNNNNNNNNNNNNNNNNNNNNNNNNNNNNNNNNNNNNNNNNNNNNNNNNNNNNNNNNNNNNNNNNNNNNNNNNNNNNNNNNNNNNNNNNNNNNNNNNNNNNNNNNNNNNNNNNNNNNNNNNNNNNNNNNNNNNNNNNNNNNNNNNNNNNNNNNNNNNNNNNNNNNNNNNNNNNNNNNNNNNNNNNNNNNNNNNNNNNNNNNNNNNNNNNNNNNNNNNNNNNNNNNNNNNNNNNNNNNNNNNNNNNNNNNNNNNNNNNNNNNNNNNNNNNNNNNNNNNNNNNNNNNNNNNNNNNNNNNNNNNNNNNNNNNNNNNNNNNNNNNNNNNNNNNNNNNNNNNNNNNNNNNNNNNNNNNNNNNNNNNNNNNNNNNNNNNNNNNNNNNNNNNNNNNNNNNNNNNNNNNNNNNNNNNNNNNNNNNNNNNNNNNNNNNNNNNNNNNNNNNNNNNNNNNNNNNNNNNNNNNNNNNNNNNNNNNNNNNNNNNNNNNNNNNNNNNNNNNNNNNNNNNNNNNNNNNNNNNNNNNNNNNNNNNNNNNNNNNNNNNNNNNNNNNNNNNNNNNNNNNNNNNNNNNNNNNNNNNNNNNNNNNNGAGGAAAGCATCCCATGAAATAATCTCTCATTCACCCCATTCAGGTTAGTGTGAGTGCACCCCTGCCAGGAGGCTCTGAGTACAGTTTGGAATTGGATCTTAGTCATCCCATCAAGCCTTCTGAATCATCATTTAGAGTCTACACCTCTAAAGTGAGTAggttaacagccatttatttatTCTCAAAAGTTAAGATCTTGTTTGGTGAATTAGTATGCAAGGTACCAGAGTCTTGATCCAGATTTTGATTAATTTTCATATCTGAGAATTAGCGGATAGTAAAGTGTTTCTTTGCAGATTCTCAAAATATATGGTGTAGtttcagggggaaaaatttcccccagggTTGAgcatgggaaatttaaaaaaatttccgttAAAATCTCATGTCCGTCTGGAAATGCCCTATAGATCATATGGAATGCACTTTGTCCAACATAGCATCATGAGCAACATTTCATCAATAATGACAATTGCCATTATGCTCACAACCAATATTGATAACAGTTGCCATTGTGCTCATAACCAATGTTAACCTGATGCTGCCANNNNNNNNNNNNNNNNNNNNNNNNNNNNNNNNNNNNNNNNNNNNNNNNNNNNNNNNNNNNNNNNNNNNNNNNNNNNNNNNNNNNNNNNNNNNNNNNNNNNNNNNNNNNNNNNNNNNNNNNNNNNNNNNNNNNNNNNNNNNNNNNNNNNNNNNNNNNNNNNNNNNNNNNNNNNNNNNNNNNNNNNNNNNNNNNNNNNNNNNNNNNNNNNNNNNNNNNNNNNNNNNNNNNNNNNNNNNNNNNNNNNNNNNNNNNNNNNNNNNNNNNNNNNNNNNNNNNNNNNNNNNNNNNNNNNNNNNNNNNNNNNNNNNNNNNNNNNNNNNNNNNNNNNNNNNNNNNNNNNNNNNNNNNNNNNNNNNNNNNNNNNNNNNNNNNNNNNNNNNNNNNNNNNNNNNNNNNNNNNNNNNNNNNNNNNNNNNNNNNNNNNNNNNNNNNNNNNNNNNNNNNNNNNNNNCCTGCCACTTCATGACTtactttattagttttttaatttaACACTAAACAACTTATAAAGTGATgcttttattttaccattttcttcatGAACACCAGGAATGCCTTCCCAGCATTTTCTCATTAAGATCAATGTTAATTTGATTAACATAATTGATTCTTGATCTGCACTCAGTAAGctttcaaataaaattaaatgtagaCATTGCATTCCTCAGATTGATTTAATGGNNNNNNNNNNNNNNNNNNNNNNNNNNNNNNNNNNNNNNNNNNNNNNNNNNNNNNNNNNNNNNNNNNNNNNNNNNNNNNNNNNNNNNNNNNNNNNNNNNNNNNNNNNNNNNNNNNNNNNNNNNNNNNNNNNNNNNNNNNNNNNNNNNNNNNNNNNNNNNNNNNNNNNNNNNNNNNNNNNNNNNNNAGTATCTTTCATGTATCACCTTTTTCAAACATTAAATACAAACCCTTTTatgtaattaaatttaaaatgaaatgataaagaaactGCATATTAAAACAATTAAGTATATAGTAAACCTTCAAAGATAAAAGCTTTTATTCCCAGTCAGCAATATCCAGCttcttgttgataataatatattaattgatagTCTAGTAATTATTTTAGTTCATATCTTCAGTTTTATTAAGTATGAANNNNNNNNNNNNNNNNNNNNNNNNNNNNNNNNNNNNNNNNNNNNNNNNNNNNNNNNNNNNNNNNNNNNNNNNNNNNNNNNNNNNNNNNNNNNNNNNNNNNNNNNNNNNNNNNNNNNNNNNNNNNNTGTAATGCGTGCAAGTGTAATATTTATTTCNNNNNNNNNNNNNNNNNNNNNNNNNNNNNNNNNNNNNNNNNNNNNNNNNNNNNNNNNNNNNNNNNNNNNNNNNNNNNNNNNNNNNNNNNNNNNNNNNNNNNNNNNNNNNNNNNNNNNNNNNNGGTTGGTCTTTGATCTTTGAGTCTATTTGACTAAATTTATAGTTGTAATACTGCTGATATATAAACTGAAGTACATAAATTCTTTACATATGATATCAATTATCCGTGCTTATTTTGCAGATAGAGGTAAAGTTGAAGAAAGTTGATTGCATTCGTTGGGTAGCCCTTGAGGGAGATGCAACCGCGCCTGTTCCTAAAGCGGTTCCTGGGGGTAAGACTGTCAGAACTTAAGTGATTtgaagtgatagtaataacagtgaattCTTTTATTTGATTGAAGTGTATGTGAGGAAGAAACAAGTCTAGAATATGGTGACTATTTAATTTTGAATACAGAAACATAGATTGTCATTTTAtaatgtgtattcatgtgtgcatgtgagtgcgcACATGTTAGTGCATGCCTCTCGTTTGTCTGAAAGAgatgaatatatttattcacatacatGGCNNNNNNNNNNNNNNNNNNNNNNNNTTCAATCTAAATGGTCCTGTGTTCCTTACTTTCAGCAGCCTCATCAGATGCCGCAAAGGTTCCATCATacccaacatcatcatcaaagaaACATGACTGGGATAAGATAGAAGCACAATTAAAagctgaggaagaggatgagaaactAGAAGGAGATGCTGCCCTCAATAAGCTTTTCCAGAAGATATATGGGCAAGGNNNNNNNNNNNNNNNNNNNNNNNNNNNNNNNNNNNNNNNNNNNNNNNNNNNNNNNNNNNNNNNNNNNNNNNNNNNNNNNNNNNNNNNNNNNNNNNNNNNNNNNNNNNNNNNNNNNNNNNNNNNNNNNNNNNNNNNNNNNNNNNNNNNNNNNNNNNNNNNNNNNNNNNNNNNNNNNNNNNNNNNNNNNNNNNNNNNNNNNNNNNNNNNNNNNNNNNNNNNNNNNNNNNNNNNNNNNNNNNNNNNNNNNNNNNNNNNNNNNNNNNNNNNNNNNNNNNNNNNNNNNNNNNNNNNNNNNNNNNNNNNNNNNNNNNNNNNNNNNNNNNNNNNNNNNNNNNNNNNNNNNNNNNNNNNNNNNNNNNNNNNNNNNNNNNNNNNNNNNNNNNNNNNNNNNNNNNNNNNNNNNNNNNNNNNNNNNNNNNNNNNNNNNNNNNNNNNNNNNNNNNNNNNNNNNNNNNNNNNNNNNNNNNNNNNNNNNNNNNNNNNNNNNNNNNNNNNNNNNNNNNNNNNNNNNNNNNNNNNNNNNNNNNNNNNNNNNNNNNNNNNNNNNNNNNNNNNNNNNNNNNNNNNNNNNNNNNNNNNNNNNNNNNNNNNNNNNNNNNNNNNNNNNNNNNNNNNNNNNNNNNNNNNNNNNNNNNNNNNNNNNNNNNNNNNNNNNNNNNNNNNNNNNNNNNNNNNNNNNNNNNNNNNNNNNNNNNNNNNNNNNNNNNNNNNNNNNNNNNNNNNNNNNNNNNNNNNNNNNNNNNNNNNNNNNNNNNNNNNNNNNNNNNNNNNNNNNNNNNNNNNNNNNNNNNNNNNNNNNNNNNNNNNNNNNNNNNNNNNNNNNNNNNNNNNNNNNNNNNNNNNNNNNNNNNNNNNNNNNNNNNNNNNNNNNNNNNNNNNNNNNNNNNNNNNNNNNNNNNNNNNNNNNNNNNNNNNNNNNNNNNNNNNNNNNNNNNNNNNNNNNNNNNNNNNNNNNNNNNNNNNNNNNNNNNNNNNNNNNNNNNNNNNNNNNNNNNNNNNNNNNNNNNNNNNNNNNNNNNNNNNNNNNNNNNNNNNNNNNNNNNNNNNNNNNNNNNNNNNNNNNNNNNNNNNNNTTCCCTCCCCCTAGATGGAGTCTGGAGGCACAGTCCTAAGCACAAATTGGAACGAGGTTGCGGAGCAGAAAGTTGATGTCAAGCCCCCGGATGGTGTTGAGTACAGGAAGTGGAATTAGTAATATCCTTCATTGTGCAGTGAGACCAGAAGACTATGATGTTGATAATTGAATATTGTCTTCATCTTTTTGAAAAACATATAATCATAACTTGTTAGTGCAAGAGCTAAGCAAGTGtagcatttttatatatgtataacaaaggAATGACTTACATATGGAAACTAGGACATTTGTTATGAAAGGCAAATGAAGAAGCCATGctgatattaataaattaaaaatagtgTTAAACTGGTTTATTACTGCAGAAGACAAAATTTGGAGAATTGATAATTCAGATAAAGTGTACTACCCACTTTTGATTCCATCAGGAGTGAATGGTTACCAATGGTTACTTAATACCTTTCAGAGATACATTTTGAAATTGCTGTAAAATTATAAGCATTGCCTTAATTAACTTAATTAAGTGATTTAtggagataatttgaaataatcaattgtTATATATGATTTACAAATGAATAACAACATTTGAAAAATGTCTGTATTTATTCTAATAAAACCTGCAGCATGTGCAACTAgaactttattattactgtatatttttattaacattcaaAGATAAAGGTTCTTTGTCTTCAATGAAAACATTTGatttaaattctattttcatatattattgacATTGTATCTTGATAGAGAAAAATCAGGGTTGATGGAAAAGTAAAGGGAATATGGGCTGAAGGCAAAGGATTTGgactaatgaaaaaacaaaaatgatgtttGTGTAATCTGCCAGAAAATCTAGTAACTTGAGCTTTTATTTTGAATGAAGAATAAATGTAACGCTGATTGGCCCAAACTTGACAGGCTGATCCCACCAAATTTGGCAATTTTTTAATCAGTTTTGAAATAGAGCCCTTGTGTAAGAAATGCTCTGATGTAAAATAGATTTCTTAGGttatttattgttactttaatccAAGAACATAACTTCCTAGGTTATGCTATTCGTGGAACTAATATTCAACAAAAACTAAATGATGATGTTGAatgatattgaagaaaaaaaatctgatctaaGACCATATTTATTTCTAACATGCTAGTTGGtcatcaattatattttttatttagccAAAGAGAAgcacatgcaaaatatcattgaCAGTAAtgtgctaatatttttttttcttgttccacaATGAAAAGTTTATATTCACAGAAGGTAACAGAATTTTTACATAGCTATATCTTCTCTTTTAGTTACATTCTCCTGGTTTGACCATCAAGATTTACTTGATGGTCAAACCaccatgtgaaaatatatatttacagggTANNNNNNNNNNNNNNNNNNNNNNNNNNNNNNNNNNNNNNNNNNNNNNNNNNNNNNNNNNNNNNNNNNNNNNNNNNNNNNNNNNNNNNNNNNNNNNNNNNNNNNNNNNNNNNNNNNNNNNNNNNNNNNNNNNNNNNNNNNNNNNNNNNNNNNNNNNNNNNNNNNNNNNNNNNNNNNNNNNNNNNNNNNNNNNNNNNNNNNNNNNNNNNNNNNNNNNNNNNNNNNNNNNNNNNNNNNNNNNNNNNNNNNNNNNNNNNNNNNNNNNNNNNNNNNNNNNNNNNNNNNNNNNNNNNNNNNNNNNNNNTAAACGAAAATGTAACCAAGGAaagttaaataaatgaaatgcatANNNNNNNNNNNNNNNNNNNNNNNNNNNNNNNNNNNNNNNNNNNNNNNNNNNNNNNNNNNNNNNNNNNNNNNNNNNNNNNNNNNNNNATATCCCCCCCCTNNNNNNNNNNNNNNNNNNNNNNNNNNNNNNNNNNNNNNNNNNNNNNNNNNNNNNNNNNNNNNNNNNNNNNNNNNNNNNNNNNNNNNNNNNNNNNNNNNNNNNNNNNNNNNNNNNNNNNNNNNNNNNNNNNNNNNNNNNNNNNNNNNNNNNNNNNNNNNNNNNNNNNNNNNNNNNNNNNNNNNNNNNNNNNNNNNNNNNNNNNNNNNNNNNNNNNNNNNNNNNNNNNNNNNNNNNNNNNNNNNNNNNNNNNNNNNNNNNNNNNNNNNNNNNNNNNNNNNNNNNNNNNNNNNNNNNNNNNNNNNNNNNNNNNNNNNNNNNNNNNNNNNNNNNNNNNNNNNNNNNNNNNNNNNNNNNNNNNNNNNNNNNNNNNNNNNNNNNNNNNNNNNNNNNNNNNNNNNNNNNNNNNNNNNNNNNNNNNNNNNNNNNNNNNNNNNNNNNNNNNNNNNNNNNNNNNNNNNNNNNNNNNNNNNNNNNNNNNNNNNNNNNNNNNNNNNNNNNNNNNNNNNNNNNNNNNNNNNNNNNNNNNNNNNNNNNNNNNNNNNNNNNNNNNNNNNNNNNNNNNNNNNNNNNNNNNNNNNNNNNNNNNNNNNNNNNNNNNNNNNNNNNNNNNNNNNNNNNNNNNNNNNNNNNNNNNNNNNNNNNNNNNNNNNNNNNNNNNNNNNNNNNNNNNNNNNNNNNNNNNNNNNNNNNNNNNNNNNNNNNNNNNNNNNNNNNNNNNNNNNNNNNNNNNNNNNNNNNNNNNNNNNNNNNNNNNNNNNNNNNNNNNNNNNNNNNNNNNNNNNNNNNNNNNNNNNNNNNNNNNNNNNNNNNNNNNNNNNNNNNNNNNNNNNNNNNNNNNNNNNNNNNNNNNNNNNNNNNNNNNNNNNNNNNNNNNNNNNNNNNNNNNNNNNNNNNNNNNNNNNNNNNNNNNNNNNNNNNNNNNTTCATATTACACATGAAGTTATCTGTGGTATACActcgaagtaaacacaaaaaaattgaactaaaatgggaaagataaaatgtaacattaaaataatgaattaaggaTTAGTAAAAAATGTCAATGAAANNNNNNNNNNNNNNNNNNNNNNNNNNNNNNNNNNNNNNNNNNNNNNNNNNNNNNNNNNNNNNNNNNNNNNNNNNNNNNNNNNNNNNNNNNNNNNNNNNNNNNNNNNNNNNNNNNNNNNNNNNNNNNNNCTGCCAGTTTAACTGTCTTAATCTGGCCCAGTCACATTTATCCAGGAGCCAGTTTGTTAACTATACTCTTCTAATCCGCTACTACATTCATCCGTGTGTTGTAATGGTAAACTGGTTTGCATGGCCACTGAAAATGCGGGTAATCAAAACCGGTAATAGTAAAACAAGACCATATTTATGTTCGTACTTTATTTATGAGTCGGAGGGATCTGCCTCTGCTCTCCTAAccacgagagagacagacactcaAGGTTTTTGTTAACGATCCATTGATTTCAAATCACTAGACAGTGAGNNNNNNNNNNNNNNNNNNNNNNNNNNNNNNNNNNNNNNNNNNNNNNNNNNNNNNNNNNNNNNNNNNNNNNNNNNNNNNNNNNNNNNNNNNNNNNNNNNNNNNNNNNNNNNNNNNNNNNNNNNNNNNNNNNNNNNNNNNNNNNNNNNNNNNNNNNNNNNNNNNNNNNNNNNNNNNNNNNNNNNNNNNNNN
It contains:
- the LOC119592105 gene encoding protein SGT1 homolog (The sequence of the model RefSeq protein was modified relative to this genomic sequence to represent the inferred CDS: added 37 bases not found in genome assembly), which gives rise to MVHGKALFNLGQYVESLDTFKKGKEKGGSYSGKLDQFGQWTTWCEERIKKLGLSDHPPDIVQNKAESTMANDENTATSKQDPNTMPVPKIKHDWYQTDTHVVITILIKNMKKEDFKLDTTETTVSVSAPLPGGSEYSLELDLSHPIKPSESSFRVYTSKIEVKLKKVDCIRWVALEGDATAPVPKAVPGAASSDAAKVPSYPTSSSKKHDWDKIEAQLKAEEEDEKLEGDAALNKLFQKIYGQGSEETKRAMNKSFMESGGTVLSTNWNEVAEQKVDVKPPDGVEYRKWN